A stretch of DNA from Streptomyces venezuelae:
AGACGGGCTCGATCCAGGCGTTGGACCGCGAGGGCCGGGAGCTGACCGCCGAGAAGTACCCGTCGCTGGCCCCCGTGCTGGACACCCTGCGTACCCGGTACACGGACGGGCCCGCAGGCGAGCCCGGCGTCGAGACCTGGATCGAGCCGGCCGACGCCGACGCGCCGAACCAGACGCTGCTCACCCTCGTCAAGGGAAAGACGAAGAAGGTCCAGACGACGCTGGACGCCGACGTACAAGCCGCCGCCGAGCGGGCGGTGAAGAAGTACGACCGGGCCTCGGTGGTCGCCGTCCGGCCCAGCACCGGCGAGATCAGCGCGGTCGCCAACAGCCCGGTCGGCGGGTTCAACGTGGCGATGGAGGGGGCGCAGGCCCCCGGCTCCACAATGAAGGTCGTGACCGCGGCGATGATGCTGGAGCACGGCCTGGTCGGCGGGCCGACCTCCCCCGTCGAGTGTCCGAAAGAGGTGACCTGGTCGGGCCGGACCTTCCACAACAACAAGAACTTCTCCATCGCGAACGGTACCTTCCGGGACAGCTTCCGCCGCTCCTGCAACACCTTCTTCATGAAGGCGCTGGGCCCGCTGAACGCCAAGGGCGTGGAGGACACCGCCCTGAGCCAGACGGCCCGCAAGTACTTCGGCCTGGGCGGCGTGTGGTCCATCGGGATCGTCTCCACCGACGCCGACATCCCGGTCTCGAAAGGCCCCGAGACGGCCGCCTCCTACATCGGCCAGGGCAAGGTCACCATGAACGCCCTCAGCGTCGCCTCCCTCTCGGCGACCGTGAAAAACGGCGCGTTCCGCCAGCCGGTGATCGTGCCCAGGGAGATGATCAAGGGCGCGCTGACCACAGCCCAGCCGCTGCCCGGGAACATGGCCGCCACCCTGCGCAGCGTGATGGGCGCCGCTGCGACCGACGGCACCGCCGCCAAGGCGATGTCCGCGGTCAGCGGCGACAAGGGAGCCAAGACCGGGTCGGCCGAGGTCGACGGGCAGAGCGACTCCAACAGCTGGTTCACCGGCTACGCGGACGACCTGGCCGCCGGCTCGGTCGTCCAGTCCGGCGGCTACGGCAGCGGGCCGGCGGGCGACGTCGTCGCGTCCGTGCTGAACGCACGGTAGGGCGGAGACGGTCCGGTCGGCAGCGCGGAGACGGCCGGACGGGCCGAGGCGCATGAGGCGGGTTGCGGGTTGATCTGACGGATGCCGAGTGGGAGCGGCTGCGGCCGTTCCTGCCGGTCAGCAACCGGCGTTGTGGCCGATGGCGGGATCACCGGCAGGTGATCGACGGGATTCTGCGGCACCGGCTGTGGTCGGCCGACGGAACGCCATCGTTCGTGCGCATCAGCGTGCGGCGGGTGCCCGCACCGACCCGCCGCCGGCTCCCGTGTCACTGTTTTCATCTGCTTGTCAAAATGAAACAAGGGATGAGCCGATCTACCGCCGAACCGGGCGGTGAGGCGAGAGGAACTTTGCACCTGGCTCTCTGTGTACCGTGATGATGATGTTCATGGAGTTCTCTGCGGGAGTGCACGTACTCGAGGCCGAGGGGGCCAGGGCTGTTCTTGGGGCCCTGTCTGCCGATGGGGCGAGGGTCTTTGAGGTGGATACAGGAGGGTTGACGGACAAGGCGTCGATCATCCGTGCGTTCGGTGAGGTTGTACCTCTTGATCCGCCGCCGGTGTACGCACGGAGCTGGGATGCCTTTGACGACTCACTGTGGGAAGGCCTGCGGCTGCTCGGCCAGGAGCGCATCGCCCTCGCGGTATACGGGGAGTTTTGGGTGAACGAGCCGTTCGGTGCGGTTCAGGATGCGCTGGACGTTCTGGGGCATGTTGTGAAGCTTCTGGGGGATGAGAGGGCCACCGTGGGTGCCCCGGTGGCACTGTGCGTCTTTCTGGTCGCCGCAGGCTGACTTCAGAGGCCTCACAGTCCAGCAGGCCCCGTGTTTTTGGCGGAGGCGGTTCCGAAGCTCCCGACCCTGGGGGAGCGGAGCGGCCCACCTAACGGGCCGTAGGCCCAGACCCCGCGAAACGGGGTCACTCAAGCCCGCAAAGCGGGCCGTTCGGGTGGAGCGCAGCGGAGCCTGATGATCTGCAAAGCGGCTCAAACTCCCGCACATCCGCCGGGTATTGACCGATTTGATCCCCACCGCGACGGCCCACGCTGCCATTCGCCGAGGTCGTCCGCTCGCCCAGCTCAAGGCCGGCCGCGAGTACCAGAACCACGTCAGCGCGCTCGCACCGATCGGACCATGATCGGTCTGCGACGGGTGGCCTGATCTGTACGGCCCGGGAACGGCGCGCTCGACTCTGGCGCCGGGGGGACGGGCGTCCGTACGGTGAGCGCCTGGTACCCGAGAGCACGGCACGACACGCGAACAACGGCAGTCACGCATGGCACGTCACGCACAGCACGACATGACACGCAGGACACGTAGAAGCGGGGGCGTATGTCGTTCGAAAAGGAATGGCGGCAGGCGCGCACGGACGCGACCGAGAACCGCGCCGTCGCGACACGGCTGAACCAGACCGGAGGCGGCGGCGCCACGCCCAATCTGGCCGTCAACAGCGACGCCCTGGGCCCGATCGGCGCGGACGCGCACGCGCTGTACGAGGGGGTGAAACGGGACACCGAAACCGTACGGGTGTCGAACTACGAGGCGGCTGCGGCGCTCACCACCGGCCAATTCACCTGCGGTGCCCAACTGATGCAGGTGCACGAGCGGTGGTACACGCAGGTGGGGACCCTGCGGGACGCCTGCGCGCAGATCTCCAACCACCTGGACTACTCGGTCGCGGCGCACGCCAAGGACGACGCGGAGATACGGGGCGATCTGATGGCGGTGTCCAAGATCAACGGGCTGCTGAAGTAGGCGGGTGAACCATGCTGACGTACTGGGACGTGCTGCACGCGCCGGTCGACAAGCTCAAGACCGCTGTCGACGACTGGTCGGCCATGGCGAGCAAGCTCGCGCTGCTCGCCGCCGACGCCCGCGACGGAATGCAGAGCAAGGCCGACAAGGCGGACTGGGCGGGAGTGAACGCGGAGGTCAGCCAGGCGTTCATCCGCAAGGTCGCGAAGGAGTTCGACGACGCGGCCAAAGAAGCCAAGGGGATACACCGGCTATTGCTCGACGGGTACACCGCGTTCAAGAAGGCCAAGGACGCCCTCCAGGCGATCGTCGACGGCGCGGAGAAGGCGGGCATCGTCGTGGACAGTCAGGGCCTGGTCACGGCCCGGTACCCTGTGTCCGCCGACGCCACGACCCGGCACGACCCGGACATGGATCAAGCACGGGCCAAGGAGAAGGCCGGTCTGGACGCCTGGACCGAGCGGATCCGGGCCATCGTCGCCGGCTGCACGGCCGATGACGAGTCACTCCGGCTCGCCCTGGCGGCGAATGTCGGCGACGCCCACGACTTCACCGCCCCCAAGTACGCCAGCCTGGACGCGGAGGAGGCCCAGCGCGCCTACGAGCTGGCGGCCAAGGGGGCCAAGGGCGAGGGCCTCACCCATGCCGAACTCCAGCAGCTGAACCAGCTGCTGGCGGCCAACCAGTCGTCAGTCGAGTTCACCACCTCCTTCTACGAGAAGCTCGGCCCCAAGGGGACCCTGGACCTCTTCGCCCAGATGTCCACGGACACCTACACCACCGCCGGACCCAAGGAAGAGCAACTGAAGGACGTCCAGGACCTCCAGCGGAACCTGGGCCTCACCCTCGCCACGGCGACCGACCCCGACAGCAAGATCCTGATACCCGGCGGCAACGGCGTCCCCGTCAACCCGCTCGGCGACTGGTCGGCCGAGTTCCGCAAGCTCGGCACCCAGAAGCTCCCCCTGTTCCCGGGCGACACCATGGGGGTGTACGGATACCAGGCGCTCGCCGGCATCCTGCGCTACGGCGACTACGACCCGCGCTTCCTCAACCCGATTGCCGGACACGTGGTCCAGCTGCGCGAGCAGAACCCGCATATGTTCGCCGACAACAAGCGCGACGCCTGGCAGCAGAACATCTTCAACCCGTCCGGCCTCAACGGGGCCGGCTACGACCCGCTGACCGGCATCCTCGAAGCCCTCGGCCACAGCCCCGAGGCGTCGAAGCAGTTCTTCACGGAGGAGCCGCCGACCGCGTACAACACGGACGGGACGGTCAAGGTGGGTGCCCAGCCCGATCTCGGGAAGGAGGACGGCCAGCCCATCAGGAACTATCTCGAGTACTTCGCCCGCGAAGGCGGCGCGGAGTCCTTCCCGGATGTCGGCCGCAACGATCCCAATAACATGAAGGGCACCGAGGCGTACTTGCCGTCCGCGCTCGGCCACGCCCTGGAGTCGGCGACGCTGGGGCACGCCTGGGACGATCCGCGTCCGGTCCTCGTCCAGGACGAGACCACCGCGAAGCTCACGCAGAGCGTCATGGAAACGTACAGCGACGCGAAGCTGCTCAAGGAGCAGGAGGCGTTGGCGGAGAGCATGGGGCGCATTGGCGCCGGATACATCGACGACCTCCACTGGGCCCTCGACAACGGCGGCCAACAGAGTGTGTTCGCCCCGCGCACCGATCCCGAGTCCCATGCGACGGTCAGCCGGGAGGTCGCCATCGACTTCCTGACCGCGCTGGGGCAGCACCCCGATGCCTACGAGACCGTCTCGGTCGCGGAGCAGATCTCCACCACCGCCAGTCTGGACGCAATGCTGCGCTCCGACCGCAACGCTCCGCTGCCCGACCAGGGGCCCGCCCTGTTCGTGATCCAGACCGGTGCGGAGGTGCAGGGGCTGCTCGACCACGCGCGCGGTGAGCAGATCAAGGCCGAGGGCGAGAAGGCGTACGAGGCGTACGAGAAGGCGCACGAGAAGATGAAGACCTGGATCGAACTCGGCACCGGGGCCGTTGTCGGAGCGGGCTTCGCGGCGCTGCCGGCGGCGACCGCGACCGTCGGCGCCGCGGCGATCCTCGTGCCGGTGGCCATGGACAGCGGCGCGTCCGTCGTGGAGCAGACGATCAACGACACCCTCGGGAAGTACAGCGAGACGCGTCTCGAAGCGACGAAGGAGAGTATCGAGGACCAGATCCACCAGGACGTCAAGGACATCTATCTGGCCGGTGAAAGACGTTTCGAGGCTCCGGTGAATCGCTACATCGCCCTGCAGTACATCGACCCCAAACATTCGACCGCCTTCGCGCTCATCGGCGCGGCGAAGGCCGGATACGCGATGGGCAACGACCGGGCGGCGCAGACGGGCAACCCGCCGCAGACCTGACCGTCCGCGTTTTCCGGGCGCGGCGGGCGCGGCGGGCGCGGCGGACCCGACGGGGCCGTCGCGCACAGATCCGGCTCCTGCCTGAAGGGTCTTTCGTCAGACTCGGGGCGGAGGCTACTGCGTCGACTGAGATGGCCGGGTGCAAGAATTCCGCGCTCACAAGGCCGTTGGGGATTGCCTCTCCGGTGGCTTTCGGAGTGAGTTTCATGGCGATGGGTGAGGCGCCTCCGGCCACCTCCGGGCCCGGTGCACCAACGCCCGAGTGCGCCCAGGCCCGTGGCCGGCAGGACCGCCCCGTACACCCCGGCGCCGGCGCCGGCGCCTCAAGCCCCGTCAAGACGACCACCTGCACGCAAGATGGCACGGATATCACCAGCCGCGCCAACCGAGATCATATTGTCCGGTTTTCTCTCCTCTTTACGTCATCAAAAGGGACTTGGGGGCTCTCATACCGAATTCGTCGGGTGATTTGGCTGTTTCGTGGGGGAGTGGATGTGAGCTGTGCAACGTGCCTGCCGGGGTGCGTTGTTGTTGCAACCGGGAAGTGCGAGGATCGCCTCCGTTTTTACTGTTACTTGAGAAAGACTCTCAGTGAACCAGCCCTCCATATCCCCGGCGGGAGAGAACTTCTCTCCGGCGGCCGGGGTGCGGGCGCCATGGCGGCTCAAGGCCGTCGCAGGCGCCACGGCGGCCGTCCTCGCCGCCCAGACCGTTCTCATCGCGCAGGCGACGGCCGCCCCCGCCCCCGCCTCGCCCGCCATCCCCGCGGCCAAGCCCGCCCTCGGTCCCGCCGAGGCGCAGGACGCGGCCACCGCACACCTCCTCGCCCGGCTGC
This window harbors:
- a CDS encoding penicillin-binding transpeptidase domain-containing protein, with protein sequence MRSGVKTAFVGGVFVLVAGGVGFAGHEMLGGDSDGAGLGGADAAPLNAYGEVTAEEVERISRDFLAAWARGDADAAGTLTDDPAAAAEALRGFRETGHVENAVVTPGVASGVTVPYTVKATISFEGHEKQLAYASELTVVRGKSSGRALVDWRPAVLHPKLIEGAILRTGEAKTGSIQALDREGRELTAEKYPSLAPVLDTLRTRYTDGPAGEPGVETWIEPADADAPNQTLLTLVKGKTKKVQTTLDADVQAAAERAVKKYDRASVVAVRPSTGEISAVANSPVGGFNVAMEGAQAPGSTMKVVTAAMMLEHGLVGGPTSPVECPKEVTWSGRTFHNNKNFSIANGTFRDSFRRSCNTFFMKALGPLNAKGVEDTALSQTARKYFGLGGVWSIGIVSTDADIPVSKGPETAASYIGQGKVTMNALSVASLSATVKNGAFRQPVIVPREMIKGALTTAQPLPGNMAATLRSVMGAAATDGTAAKAMSAVSGDKGAKTGSAEVDGQSDSNSWFTGYADDLAAGSVVQSGGYGSGPAGDVVASVLNAR
- a CDS encoding barstar family protein, with translation MEFSAGVHVLEAEGARAVLGALSADGARVFEVDTGGLTDKASIIRAFGEVVPLDPPPVYARSWDAFDDSLWEGLRLLGQERIALAVYGEFWVNEPFGAVQDALDVLGHVVKLLGDERATVGAPVALCVFLVAAG